Proteins from a single region of Armatimonadota bacterium:
- a CDS encoding DNA methyltransferase, with translation MDGKLHIETKPLADLREAPYNPRAISDEMLGSLSTSITRFGLVEPIVWNRRSGNVVGGHQRLKVLQAQGIEETDVVVVDLAPADERTLNLALNKITGDWDIPKLSAVLEELQLANADLDLTGFGQEEIGEIFGQARQLLFGDQEERFDAEEAMAQAEEATGPTRVQPGEAWQLGPHRLVCGDATDGQAWERLMSGRLAHAVVTDPPYAVSYCGGRAAQEERIARARRGVDGPSDAYWDDLTPDAYRDLLTASLSLAHRYSDAASPLYLWFASAHLRDVLTCLSDTGWQERNLIVWAKNNGAGALFAQYKHWYEPLFYAHKAGQAPRWHGPTNESTLWQHDKPTRNELHPTMKPLALIERAIVNATTPGQLVIDPFLGSGTAIIAAQRCGRICYGIDLEPRYCDVILRRWEEFTGEHARGCES, from the coding sequence ATGGACGGCAAATTGCACATCGAAACCAAGCCGCTGGCTGATCTGCGCGAGGCGCCTTACAACCCGCGCGCCATCAGCGACGAGATGCTCGGCTCGCTGAGCACCTCCATCACCCGCTTCGGGCTGGTCGAGCCGATCGTGTGGAACCGCAGAAGCGGTAACGTCGTGGGCGGGCATCAGCGCCTCAAGGTATTGCAGGCCCAGGGGATCGAGGAAACCGATGTCGTGGTGGTCGATCTCGCACCTGCGGACGAGCGCACCCTCAACCTAGCCCTCAACAAGATTACCGGCGATTGGGATATCCCCAAGCTCTCGGCAGTACTTGAGGAGCTGCAGTTGGCGAACGCGGACCTCGATCTCACCGGATTCGGGCAGGAGGAGATCGGTGAGATCTTCGGCCAGGCGCGCCAGCTACTCTTCGGCGACCAAGAGGAGAGATTTGACGCAGAGGAGGCGATGGCGCAGGCCGAGGAGGCCACCGGCCCCACCCGCGTTCAGCCCGGCGAAGCTTGGCAGCTCGGGCCCCACCGATTGGTCTGCGGAGATGCGACAGATGGCCAAGCGTGGGAGCGGCTGATGAGCGGCAGGCTCGCCCATGCGGTGGTCACCGACCCACCATATGCCGTCTCCTACTGCGGTGGCCGCGCCGCTCAGGAAGAGCGCATCGCCAGGGCGCGCCGCGGGGTTGACGGCCCATCAGATGCCTACTGGGATGACCTCACGCCCGACGCCTATCGAGACTTGTTAACCGCAAGCCTGTCGCTTGCCCACCGCTACAGCGACGCGGCCTCACCTTTATACCTATGGTTCGCCTCGGCGCACCTGAGGGATGTCCTGACTTGCCTTTCCGACACCGGCTGGCAAGAGAGAAATCTCATCGTGTGGGCCAAGAACAACGGTGCGGGCGCTCTGTTCGCTCAGTACAAACACTGGTATGAACCTCTGTTCTATGCCCACAAGGCAGGCCAGGCCCCGCGCTGGCACGGCCCCACCAACGAATCAACTCTCTGGCAGCACGACAAGCCGACCCGCAATGAGCTGCACCCCACGATGAAGCCGCTGGCGTTGATCGAGCGCGCCATCGTCAACGCCACCACCCCGGGGCAACTGGTGATCGACCCCTTCCTCGGCTCCGGCACCGCCATCATCGCCGCGCAGCGGTGCGGCCGCATCTGTTATGGCATCGACCTCGAGCCGCGATATTGCGACGTCATCTTGCGGCGCTGGGAAGAGTTTACGGGCGAACATGCCCGGGGGTGTGAATCATGA